One window from the genome of Breoghania sp. L-A4 encodes:
- the pheS gene encoding phenylalanine--tRNA ligase subunit alpha, producing the protein MSELDTPDTSMLDALESDLAAKIDAAADEGALDEVRVAALGKKGAISEKMKTLGKMTPEERQILGPALNGLKARVTDAIAARKSVLKEQALEARLSSETVDVTLPVRPGPSTEGRIHPVSQVIDELTAIFADMGFSIAEGPDIETDETNFTALNFPEGHPAREMHDTFFFPEKEDGGRLLLRTHTSTVQIHMMREQEPPLRVIIPGRTYRCDSDQTHTPMFHQVEGLVIDKGSHIGHLKWILEEFCKAFFEVDEIKMRFRPSFFPFTEPSMEVDIGCSFAGGEVKIGEGDDWLEILGCGMVHPNVLRNCGLDPDVYQGFAWGMGIDRIAMLKYGMPDLRAFFDADLRWIKHYGFRPLDMPTLFGGLSA; encoded by the coding sequence ATGTCCGAACTTGATACGCCCGACACTTCCATGCTCGACGCGCTGGAATCCGACCTTGCCGCCAAAATCGACGCCGCCGCGGACGAGGGGGCGCTCGACGAGGTGCGCGTCGCGGCCCTTGGCAAGAAGGGCGCGATTTCCGAGAAGATGAAGACGCTCGGCAAGATGACGCCGGAAGAGCGCCAGATCTTAGGCCCGGCGCTGAACGGGCTGAAGGCCCGCGTCACCGACGCGATTGCGGCGCGCAAAAGCGTGCTGAAGGAACAGGCGCTGGAAGCGCGGCTTTCGTCCGAGACCGTCGACGTCACATTGCCGGTGCGTCCCGGCCCTTCGACAGAGGGCCGCATTCATCCGGTCAGCCAGGTGATCGACGAATTGACCGCGATCTTCGCCGACATGGGCTTTTCCATCGCCGAGGGTCCGGACATCGAGACGGACGAGACCAATTTCACCGCGCTGAACTTCCCCGAGGGCCATCCCGCGCGCGAAATGCACGACACGTTCTTCTTCCCCGAGAAGGAAGACGGCGGGCGACTGCTGCTGCGCACCCACACCTCCACCGTGCAGATCCATATGATGCGCGAGCAGGAGCCGCCGCTGCGCGTCATCATCCCCGGGCGCACCTACCGCTGCGATTCGGATCAGACGCACACGCCGATGTTCCATCAGGTCGAGGGCCTGGTCATCGACAAGGGCAGCCACATCGGTCACCTGAAGTGGATCCTCGAGGAATTCTGCAAGGCGTTCTTCGAGGTCGATGAGATCAAGATGCGCTTCCGCCCCTCCTTCTTCCCCTTCACCGAACCGTCGATGGAAGTCGACATCGGCTGCTCGTTTGCGGGCGGCGAGGTGAAGATCGGCGAGGGCGACGACTGGCTGGAGATCCTCGGCTGCGGCATGGTGCATCCCAACGTGCTGCGCAACTGCGGGCTGGACCCGGACGTCTACCAGGGGTTCGCCTGGGGCATGGGTATCGATCGCATCGCCATGCTGAAATACGGCATGCCGGACCTGCGCGCCTTCTTCGACGCGGACCTGCGCTGGATCAAGCACTACGGCTTCCGCCCGCTCGACATGCCGACCCTGTTCGGCGGCCTGAGCGCGTAA
- a CDS encoding aromatic ring-hydroxylating dioxygenase subunit alpha, whose product MDNLKAELLRGLWYVATVGSEVKPGRTIAKKLMGEPVMIGRDARGRVFALTDICPHRGIPLSYGTFDGDTVQCCYHGWRFDTAGTCTEIPSTHEYQTIDLSRINCGAYACREQQGLIWIYFPENGEKPEDGRQPEPPMLPDFGVDDAPKIAIMQPFVCSVDHAALGLMDPTHAAFVHTSWWFKKNATRLRAKVKEFAPSELGWAMVRHKLPPQNIAYRWLLGDNVTTEIIYRLPGLRIEHIKGDKHSVVGLTTITPVSEDETEVRQIFWATMPWVAPFKPLIRHLMNVFLGQDRRVVIQQREGLVYNPKLMLINDADTQGRWWMQLKREWAASGEAKRPFENPVKAKTLRWMS is encoded by the coding sequence ATGGACAATCTCAAAGCCGAGCTTCTGCGCGGGCTGTGGTACGTCGCGACCGTCGGGTCCGAGGTCAAACCCGGCCGGACCATCGCGAAAAAACTGATGGGCGAACCGGTGATGATCGGCCGCGACGCCAGGGGCCGCGTCTTCGCGCTCACCGACATCTGCCCGCACCGCGGCATCCCGCTGTCATACGGCACGTTCGATGGCGACACCGTGCAGTGCTGCTACCACGGCTGGCGCTTCGACACCGCCGGCACCTGCACCGAGATCCCCTCGACGCATGAATACCAGACCATCGACCTTTCCCGCATCAACTGCGGCGCCTATGCGTGCCGCGAGCAGCAGGGGCTGATCTGGATCTATTTCCCCGAAAATGGTGAGAAGCCGGAAGACGGCCGCCAGCCGGAACCGCCGATGCTGCCGGACTTCGGCGTCGATGACGCACCGAAGATCGCCATCATGCAGCCCTTCGTCTGCTCGGTGGATCACGCGGCGCTCGGGCTGATGGATCCCACCCACGCCGCCTTCGTGCACACCTCGTGGTGGTTCAAGAAGAACGCCACCAGGCTGCGCGCCAAGGTCAAGGAGTTCGCCCCCTCCGAGCTTGGCTGGGCGATGGTGCGCCACAAGCTGCCGCCGCAGAACATCGCCTACCGCTGGCTCCTGGGCGACAACGTGACGACCGAGATCATCTACCGGCTGCCCGGCCTGCGCATCGAGCACATCAAGGGCGACAAGCATTCCGTCGTCGGCCTGACGACCATCACGCCGGTTTCCGAGGACGAAACGGAAGTCCGCCAGATCTTCTGGGCCACCATGCCCTGGGTCGCGCCCTTCAAGCCGCTGATCCGCCACCTGATGAACGTGTTCCTCGGCCAGGACCGCCGCGTGGTGATCCAGCAGCGCGAGGGGCTCGTCTACAACCCCAAGCTGATGCTGATCAACGACGCGGACACGCAAGGCCGCTGGTGGATGCAGCTCAAGCGCGAATGGGCGGCGTCCGGCGAGGCCAAGCGGCCGTTTGAGAACCCCGTCAAGGCCAAGACCCTGCGCTGGATGAGCTGA
- a CDS encoding glutathione S-transferase family protein gives MILIGQFDSPFTRRVAIAMRLYGLDFEHRPWSAFGDAEKLAVYNPVVRVPTLVLDDGEALIESTAILDYLDEIAGGGRPLIAPKGIARRQALKTMALACGLADKAISLVYERVLRSEASTVWVARCHRQIADVLQALEVDRAGRTGDYWFGADIGHADIAVACALRFLRDTSPELFDATRTPHLASHADRCEALPVFREISQAFVAPE, from the coding sequence ATGATCCTCATTGGCCAGTTCGATTCTCCATTCACCCGGCGCGTGGCCATTGCGATGCGGCTTTACGGGCTCGACTTCGAGCATCGCCCCTGGTCGGCTTTTGGCGACGCGGAAAAGCTGGCAGTCTACAACCCGGTGGTGCGGGTGCCGACGCTGGTGCTCGACGACGGCGAGGCGCTGATCGAGAGCACCGCGATCCTCGACTATCTGGACGAGATCGCGGGCGGCGGCCGGCCGCTGATCGCTCCAAAGGGCATCGCGCGGCGTCAGGCGCTGAAGACGATGGCGCTTGCCTGCGGGCTGGCCGACAAGGCCATTTCTCTTGTGTATGAGCGGGTGCTGCGCAGCGAGGCGTCGACGGTGTGGGTCGCCCGCTGCCACCGCCAGATTGCCGATGTGTTGCAGGCTCTCGAGGTCGATCGCGCCGGGCGCACCGGGGACTACTGGTTCGGTGCGGATATCGGCCATGCCGATATCGCCGTCGCCTGCGCCTTGCGGTTCCTGCGCGACACCAGCCCGGAGCTGTTCGACGCCACCCGAACCCCACATCTCGCCTCCCACGCGGACCGCTGTGAGGCCCTGCCGGTGTTTCGCGAAATCTCGCAGGCCTTTGTCGCGCCCGAGTGA
- a CDS encoding LLM class flavin-dependent oxidoreductase — translation MHLSVLDLAFIREGGTAAEALANSLDLARHVEAWGYKRFWLAEHHNMTGIASAATSVVIGHIAAGTRTIRVGAGGIMLPNHAPMIIAEQFGTLETLYPGRIDLGLGRAPGTDQATLRALRRSYESAESFPQDVYELQALLAPAGPGQTIRAVPGVGTNVPLWILGSSLFGAKLAAVLGLPYAFASHFAPDALEQALSVYRSEFQPSEQLSKPHAMVAVNVVAADTDAEGVRLATSLQQRFTDMFRGTRGLLPPPIDDIDTYWSAAEKARVSSMMRCSFIGSRDTVASGLEEFNARLQPDELIVASAIFDHAARLRSYEILGEIARQD, via the coding sequence ATGCACCTCTCCGTTCTCGATCTCGCCTTCATCCGCGAAGGCGGCACAGCCGCCGAGGCGCTTGCCAATTCGCTCGATCTGGCCCGCCACGTCGAGGCGTGGGGCTACAAGCGCTTCTGGCTGGCCGAGCATCACAACATGACCGGCATCGCCAGCGCCGCCACCTCCGTGGTCATCGGCCACATCGCGGCCGGCACCAGGACAATCCGCGTCGGCGCCGGCGGCATCATGCTGCCCAATCACGCGCCGATGATCATCGCCGAGCAGTTCGGCACGCTGGAGACGCTCTATCCGGGCCGTATCGATCTGGGCCTGGGCCGGGCGCCGGGCACCGATCAGGCCACCTTGCGCGCCCTGCGCCGCTCCTATGAAAGCGCGGAAAGCTTTCCGCAGGACGTCTACGAGCTTCAGGCCCTTCTCGCGCCGGCGGGTCCCGGCCAGACCATCCGCGCGGTGCCAGGCGTGGGCACCAACGTGCCGCTGTGGATCCTCGGCTCGTCGCTGTTCGGCGCCAAGCTCGCCGCCGTCCTCGGACTGCCTTACGCCTTTGCGTCGCATTTCGCGCCCGACGCGCTGGAGCAGGCGCTGTCGGTCTACCGCTCGGAATTCCAGCCCTCCGAGCAGCTTTCGAAACCGCACGCGATGGTCGCGGTGAACGTCGTCGCTGCGGACACCGACGCGGAAGGCGTCCGCCTGGCCACCTCGCTGCAGCAGCGGTTCACCGACATGTTCCGCGGAACGCGCGGCCTGCTGCCGCCGCCCATCGACGACATCGACACCTATTGGTCGGCCGCGGAGAAGGCGCGCGTCTCCTCGATGATGCGGTGCTCCTTCATCGGCTCGCGCGACACGGTGGCAAGCGGGCTGGAGGAGTTCAACGCGCGGCTCCAGCCGGACGAACTGATCGTCGCCTCTGCCATCTTCGATCACGCCGCCCGGCTGCGCTCGTACGAAATCCTGGGCGAGATCGCGCGGCAAGACTGA
- the rplT gene encoding 50S ribosomal protein L20: MSRVTRGVTSHARHKKTIKAAKGYYGRRKNTIRIAKQAVEKAGQYAYRDRKVRKRNFRALWIQRINAATREHGLTYGSFINGLNKAGVEVDRKVLSDLAIHQPDAFKALVEKAQGALA, from the coding sequence ATGTCGCGTGTTACCCGGGGCGTCACGTCGCACGCCCGCCACAAGAAGACGATCAAGGCAGCCAAGGGCTACTACGGTCGCCGCAAGAATACGATTCGCATCGCCAAACAGGCGGTGGAGAAGGCCGGCCAGTACGCCTACCGCGACCGCAAGGTCCGCAAGCGCAACTTCCGCGCCCTTTGGATCCAGCGCATCAACGCTGCGACCCGCGAGCACGGCCTGACCTACGGCAGCTTCATCAATGGCCTGAACAAGGCCGGCGTCGAAGTCGACCGCAAGGTCCTCTCCGATCTCGCCATTCACCAGCCGGACGCCTTCAAGGCTCTGGTCGAGAAGGCGCAGGGCGCGCTGGCGTAA
- the rpmI gene encoding 50S ribosomal protein L35, with protein MPKLKTKSGAKKRFKVTSSGKIKVAQAGKRHGMIKRTKKFIRNARGTTVLCDQDARIVKKFLPYA; from the coding sequence ATGCCCAAGTTGAAGACTAAGTCCGGCGCTAAGAAGCGCTTCAAGGTGACTTCGAGCGGCAAGATCAAAGTCGCCCAGGCAGGTAAGCGCCACGGCATGATCAAGCGGACGAAGAAATTCATCCGCAACGCGCGCGGCACCACGGTCCTTTGTGACCAGGATGCCCGTATCGTCAAAAAATTCCTCCCCTACGCGTAA
- the infC gene encoding translation initiation factor IF-3, whose protein sequence is MRAEICLFRRDSRAWHSGAIINFRGDTDHSPSVSCSAASKDGPRTNQEIRVPEVQLIDHEGENRGIVAIEEAMGIATEAGLDLVEIQPNAKPPVCKILDYGRFKYQAQKKAAETRKRQKTYEIKEIKMRPNIDTHDYDVKMRNMGRFFEDGDKVKVTLRFRGREMAHQDLGYKLLQKVKTEVAEVAKCESEPKLEGRQMVMLLAPIQR, encoded by the coding sequence ATGCGTGCTGAAATCTGCCTGTTCCGGCGCGACAGCCGGGCTTGGCATTCGGGCGCAATCATCAATTTCAGAGGAGATACCGACCATTCGCCGTCCGTTTCGTGCTCCGCCGCCTCCAAGGACGGGCCGCGCACCAACCAGGAAATTCGCGTTCCTGAAGTCCAGCTGATCGATCACGAAGGTGAAAACCGCGGGATCGTCGCTATCGAGGAAGCCATGGGAATCGCCACCGAGGCGGGTCTCGACCTCGTTGAAATTCAGCCGAACGCAAAACCGCCGGTCTGCAAGATCCTTGATTACGGGCGGTTCAAGTACCAGGCCCAGAAAAAGGCTGCCGAGACGCGCAAGCGTCAGAAGACCTACGAAATCAAAGAAATCAAGATGCGCCCCAACATCGACACGCACGATTACGACGTGAAGATGCGCAACATGGGCCGCTTCTTTGAGGACGGCGACAAGGTCAAGGTGACATTGCGCTTCCGTGGCCGCGAGATGGCCCACCAGGATCTTGGCTACAAGCTGTTGCAGAAGGTCAAGACCGAGGTTGCCGAGGTCGCCAAGTGCGAATCCGAGCCCAAGCTCGAAGGCCGCCAGATGGTGATGCTGCTGGCGCCGATCCAGCGTTAA
- a CDS encoding glycosyltransferase family 4 protein gives MPPLTPVTILQIAPELDTGGVERTAVDVARACVSHGWRALVASQGGRLVAELEQAGGEHVTLPLASKNPLTILANARALVNLIRSRNVSLVHARSRAPAWSALIAARVTGVPFVTTYHGAYNQKSALKGLYNSVMARADTVIANSHFTKRLIAERHACAGDRVTVIHRGSDVTGFARAAISDDRLDALRAAWGLGGHERVILQMARITPWKGQPVTIDAFARLDPAAHGDCVLILAGDAQGRGGYLDALRARIESHGLGERVRLTGHCADVPAAMALACVVAVSSVEPEAFGRAAVEAQLAGAPVVVSDLGAVPETVLAPPQVTAEQRTGWRVPPGDPGALAAALDEALSLDESARKALTDRARAHAAEHFSLHAMCAATLAVYEDLIPAV, from the coding sequence GTGCCCCCGCTTACACCCGTGACGATCCTGCAGATCGCGCCCGAACTGGATACCGGCGGCGTGGAGCGCACGGCGGTTGATGTGGCGCGCGCCTGTGTCTCGCACGGCTGGCGGGCGCTGGTGGCGAGCCAGGGCGGGCGACTGGTCGCGGAACTGGAACAGGCCGGCGGCGAGCATGTCACCCTGCCGCTGGCCTCCAAGAACCCCTTGACCATTCTTGCGAACGCCCGCGCGCTCGTAAACCTCATCCGGTCGCGCAACGTCTCGCTGGTCCATGCCCGCTCGCGCGCTCCGGCCTGGTCGGCGCTGATCGCGGCGCGGGTCACCGGGGTTCCGTTCGTCACCACGTATCACGGCGCCTACAACCAGAAGAGCGCTCTGAAGGGTCTCTACAATTCGGTGATGGCGCGCGCCGATACGGTGATCGCCAATTCGCATTTCACCAAGCGGCTGATCGCCGAGCGCCATGCGTGCGCCGGCGACCGCGTCACGGTGATTCACCGCGGCAGCGATGTCACGGGTTTCGCGCGCGCCGCCATCTCCGATGACCGCCTCGACGCCCTGCGCGCCGCCTGGGGACTTGGTGGCCATGAGCGGGTGATCCTGCAGATGGCCCGCATCACCCCGTGGAAAGGCCAGCCGGTGACCATCGACGCCTTCGCGCGGCTTGATCCGGCCGCGCACGGCGACTGCGTTCTCATTCTCGCCGGCGACGCGCAGGGCCGCGGCGGCTATCTCGACGCCCTGCGGGCGCGCATCGAGAGCCATGGACTGGGCGAGCGCGTGCGGCTGACGGGCCATTGCGCGGACGTGCCGGCGGCGATGGCCCTCGCCTGCGTGGTGGCGGTGTCCTCGGTGGAGCCGGAAGCCTTCGGCCGCGCGGCGGTGGAGGCCCAGCTCGCCGGCGCGCCGGTGGTGGTCAGCGATCTGGGAGCCGTGCCGGAAACCGTGCTGGCGCCGCCGCAGGTGACGGCGGAGCAACGCACCGGATGGCGCGTGCCGCCCGGCGATCCCGGGGCTCTTGCCGCGGCGCTTGACGAAGCGCTGTCGCTTGATGAGAGCGCGCGAAAGGCGCTGACGGATCGCGCCCGGGCGCATGCCGCGGAGCATTTTTCCCTGCATGCCATGTGCGCGGCGACGCTCGCCGTTTACGAAGACCTCATACCTGCGGTGTAA
- a CDS encoding alpha/beta hydrolase has protein sequence MSERDPQFITVGAGNAAREIAVRHDAAADPAKTPGVLWLSGFKSDMVGSKAVAIAEWVRASGHAMTRFDYSGHGESGGAFEEGTISRWLEETIAVFETVCDGPTVAVGSSMGGWLALLLARALKSRGNGNLAGLILIAPAADFTEELMWKGFPEEVRNELMRTGRYERPSEYDEPYVITRGLIEDGRNNLLMGGSIEPGCPVHILQGMQDADVPWTHAMELVARLPSDDVSVTLVKDGDHRLSRPQDIDLRLIPALVEFGIGVMRPDGA, from the coding sequence ATGAGCGAGCGCGATCCGCAATTCATAACCGTCGGCGCGGGAAATGCCGCGCGCGAGATCGCCGTGCGGCATGACGCGGCCGCGGATCCTGCGAAGACGCCCGGCGTTCTGTGGTTGTCGGGCTTCAAGTCCGACATGGTCGGCTCCAAGGCGGTGGCCATCGCCGAATGGGTGCGCGCTAGCGGCCACGCGATGACGCGGTTCGATTATTCCGGCCACGGCGAATCGGGCGGCGCCTTCGAAGAGGGCACGATTTCGCGCTGGCTCGAGGAAACCATCGCCGTCTTCGAGACGGTCTGTGACGGTCCGACCGTCGCGGTCGGCTCCTCGATGGGAGGATGGCTGGCGCTGCTGCTGGCCCGCGCGCTGAAGAGCCGCGGCAACGGCAACCTCGCCGGACTGATCCTGATCGCGCCGGCGGCCGATTTTACCGAAGAGCTGATGTGGAAGGGCTTCCCCGAAGAGGTTCGCAACGAACTGATGCGGACGGGCCGTTACGAGCGGCCCTCGGAATACGATGAGCCCTATGTGATCACCCGCGGGCTGATCGAGGATGGCCGCAACAATTTGCTGATGGGCGGTTCGATCGAGCCGGGCTGTCCGGTGCACATCCTGCAGGGCATGCAGGATGCCGATGTGCCCTGGACGCATGCGATGGAACTCGTCGCCCGGCTTCCCAGTGACGATGTCTCGGTGACCCTGGTCAAGGACGGCGATCACCGCCTGTCGCGGCCGCAGGATATCGATTTGCGGCTGATCCCGGCGCTCGTCGAATTCGGCATCGGCGTCATGCGGCCGGACGGCGCATAG
- the lepA gene encoding translation elongation factor 4, with protein MTTQKLDHIRNFSIVAHIDHGKSTLADRLIQMTGTVSEREMKEQVLDSMDIERERGITIKAQTVRLIYNAKDGKQYTLNLIDTPGHVDFAYEVSRSLAACEGSLLVVDASQGVEAQTLANVYQALDNNHEIVPVLNKVDLPAAEPERIKEQIEEVIGLDASDAVMISAKTGLGVENVLEAIVTRLPPPEGDPQGPLKALLVDSWYDAYLGVMVLVRIIDGTLKKGQRVQMMGTGAVYDIDRVGVMTPKFLLKEQLEPGEIGVITGSIKEVADTRVGDTITDDRKPCAQALPGFKPAQPVVFCGLFPVDAADFEDLRAAVGRLRLNDASFSYEMESSAALGFGFRCGFLGLLHLEIIQERLEREFNLDLIATAPSVVYQMSMTDGTEIELHNPADMPDVVKIAEVREPWIRASIMTPDDYLGSILKLCQDRRGRQVDLSYVGSRAMVTYDLPLNEVVFDFYDRLKSISKGYASFDYQITGYVAGDLVKMSVLVNDEPVDALSMLVHRSQAERRGRAMVEKLKELIPRHMFKIPIQAAIGGKVIARETLSAMRKDVTAKCYGGDATRKRKLLDKQKAGKKKMRQFGRVEIPQEAFIQALKMDD; from the coding sequence ATGACGACCCAGAAACTCGACCACATCCGCAATTTCTCCATCGTCGCGCACATCGACCACGGCAAGTCGACATTGGCGGACCGGCTCATCCAGATGACCGGCACCGTCTCCGAGCGCGAAATGAAGGAGCAGGTTCTCGACTCGATGGACATCGAGCGCGAGCGCGGAATCACGATCAAGGCGCAGACCGTCCGGCTGATCTACAACGCCAAGGACGGCAAGCAGTACACGCTCAACCTGATCGACACGCCGGGCCACGTCGACTTCGCCTATGAGGTGTCCCGCTCGCTGGCGGCCTGCGAGGGCTCGCTGCTGGTGGTCGACGCGTCCCAGGGCGTGGAGGCGCAGACGCTCGCCAACGTCTATCAGGCGCTCGACAACAACCACGAGATCGTGCCGGTGCTCAACAAGGTGGATCTTCCCGCCGCCGAGCCCGAGCGCATCAAGGAACAGATCGAGGAGGTCATCGGCCTCGACGCGTCCGACGCCGTGATGATCTCCGCCAAGACCGGTCTTGGCGTGGAGAATGTGCTGGAAGCCATCGTCACGCGGTTGCCGCCTCCCGAGGGCGACCCGCAGGGTCCGCTGAAGGCGTTGCTGGTCGACAGCTGGTACGACGCCTATCTCGGCGTGATGGTGCTGGTGCGGATCATCGACGGGACGCTGAAAAAGGGTCAGCGCGTGCAGATGATGGGCACGGGCGCGGTCTACGACATCGACCGGGTCGGTGTCATGACTCCGAAATTCCTGTTGAAGGAGCAGTTGGAGCCGGGCGAGATCGGCGTCATCACCGGATCCATCAAGGAAGTGGCCGATACCCGTGTCGGCGACACGATCACCGACGACCGCAAGCCGTGCGCGCAAGCCCTGCCGGGCTTCAAGCCGGCGCAGCCGGTGGTGTTCTGCGGGCTGTTTCCCGTCGATGCGGCGGATTTCGAGGATTTGCGCGCCGCCGTCGGCCGGCTGCGGCTGAACGACGCCAGCTTCTCCTACGAGATGGAATCCTCCGCCGCCCTGGGCTTCGGTTTCCGCTGCGGCTTTCTCGGCCTGCTGCACCTGGAGATCATCCAGGAACGGCTGGAACGCGAGTTCAACCTCGATCTCATCGCCACAGCGCCCTCGGTCGTCTACCAGATGAGCATGACCGACGGCACCGAGATCGAGCTGCACAATCCCGCCGACATGCCCGATGTGGTGAAGATCGCCGAGGTCCGCGAGCCGTGGATCCGCGCCTCGATCATGACGCCGGACGACTATCTCGGCAGCATTCTCAAGCTGTGCCAGGACCGTCGCGGCCGCCAGGTGGACCTGTCCTACGTCGGCTCGCGCGCCATGGTCACCTATGATCTGCCGCTCAACGAGGTGGTGTTCGATTTCTACGATCGGCTGAAATCCATCTCCAAGGGCTATGCCTCCTTTGACTATCAGATCACCGGCTATGTCGCCGGCGATCTGGTCAAGATGTCGGTTCTGGTCAACGACGAGCCGGTCGACGCGCTGTCGATGCTCGTTCACCGTTCCCAGGCGGAGCGGCGCGGCCGGGCGATGGTCGAGAAGCTGAAAGAGCTGATCCCGCGGCACATGTTCAAGATCCCGATCCAGGCGGCGATCGGCGGCAAGGTGATCGCGCGCGAGACGCTCTCGGCGATGCGCAAGGACGTGACGGCCAAGTGCTACGGCGGCGACGCCACGCGCAAGCGCAAGCTTCTGGACAAGCAGAAGGCCGGCAAGAAGAAGATGAGGCAGTTCGGCCGGGTCGAGATCCCGCAGGAAGCCTTCATCCAGGCGCTGAAGATGGACGACTAG
- a CDS encoding MBL fold metallo-hydrolase, with the protein MPRPSARLVVLAAAWCVLAVQTGSAAPLRVQAQDPLARAPVSQCLAMASAPQPPYRAPVVMAATGALSPHDVRITYVGHSTFRIESGGGVTIATDYNGYAGIEGVPRVVTMNHAHSSHYTAFPDPEIEYVLRGWNPDGGAAKHRLVVDDVLIRNVPTDIRNDFGIMEVDGNSIFIFEIAGLCLGHLGHLHHRLTDAHYAMIGRLDVLFVPVDGTYTMGHAGMIDIAKRVRASLLIPMHAFGPGRLSQFVSAMGEVFDVELSQTPTITISQNTLPQLPKVLVLPGY; encoded by the coding sequence ATGCCGCGTCCATCAGCCCGCCTTGTTGTTCTTGCCGCCGCATGGTGCGTCTTGGCGGTTCAGACCGGATCGGCCGCGCCGCTGCGCGTGCAGGCGCAGGATCCGCTGGCGCGGGCGCCGGTCAGCCAATGCCTGGCGATGGCCTCGGCGCCCCAGCCTCCCTACCGGGCGCCCGTCGTCATGGCCGCGACCGGTGCCCTGTCGCCGCATGACGTGCGCATCACCTATGTCGGCCACTCCACCTTCCGCATCGAGAGCGGCGGCGGGGTGACGATCGCCACAGACTACAACGGCTATGCCGGCATCGAGGGCGTGCCGCGCGTCGTCACCATGAACCATGCCCATTCCTCGCACTACACGGCCTTTCCCGATCCGGAGATCGAATACGTGCTGCGCGGCTGGAACCCGGACGGTGGCGCGGCGAAGCACCGGCTGGTGGTGGATGACGTGCTGATCCGCAACGTGCCGACCGACATTCGCAACGACTTCGGCATCATGGAGGTGGACGGCAACTCGATCTTCATTTTCGAGATCGCCGGGCTGTGCCTCGGCCATCTCGGCCATCTGCACCACCGGCTGACGGATGCGCACTACGCGATGATCGGCCGCCTCGACGTGCTGTTCGTGCCGGTGGACGGCACCTACACCATGGGGCACGCGGGCATGATCGACATCGCCAAGCGCGTGCGCGCCAGCCTGCTGATCCCGATGCATGCCTTTGGGCCTGGCCGGCTGAGCCAGTTCGTCTCCGCCATGGGCGAGGTGTTCGACGTGGAACTCAGCCAGACGCCGACGATCACGATTTCCCAGAACACGCTGCCGCAACTGCCCAAGGTCCTGGTGCTGCCGGGGTATTGA
- a CDS encoding carboxymuconolactone decarboxylase family protein: MAHIDPLARDAVPEFKERFDHYENTRGFIPNSILTMQRRPAIAAAFMALNKAVLYEGTVPEELKMLVSLIASQAAGCRYCQAHMANLSSIYTASDAKIRAVWEFETSDLFSEAERAALRLAYKASIIPNDTGEADFDALKAHFDDGQIVEIVGTIALFGYLNRWNDTMATDLEQHARTLAERVLTPVAWDAGKHGGG; the protein is encoded by the coding sequence ATGGCGCATATCGATCCGCTGGCGCGCGACGCGGTTCCGGAATTCAAGGAACGCTTCGATCATTATGAGAACACGCGCGGCTTTATTCCCAATTCCATTCTGACCATGCAGCGCCGTCCGGCGATCGCCGCCGCCTTCATGGCGCTCAACAAGGCGGTTCTCTACGAGGGAACGGTGCCGGAAGAGCTGAAGATGCTGGTCAGCCTGATCGCCAGCCAGGCTGCGGGCTGCCGCTACTGCCAGGCGCACATGGCGAACCTCTCCAGCATATACACCGCATCCGATGCCAAGATTCGGGCTGTGTGGGAGTTCGAGACCAGCGATCTGTTCAGCGAGGCGGAACGCGCGGCGCTGCGGCTGGCCTACAAGGCGTCAATCATTCCCAACGACACCGGCGAGGCGGATTTCGATGCGCTGAAGGCGCATTTCGACGACGGCCAGATCGTTGAGATCGTCGGCACGATCGCGCTGTTTGGCTATCTCAACCGCTGGAACGACACCATGGCGACCGATCTTGAGCAACACGCCCGCACGCTTGCTGAGCGTGTCCTGACGCCAGTTGCCTGGGATGCGGGCAAACACGGCGGCGGATGA